The Sporosarcina luteola genome contains a region encoding:
- a CDS encoding bifunctional DNA primase/polymerase: MTVIQSVTQTEDKSNKIDDTERMKKAALGYAKLLNWHVFPVHSIRNGKCTCGKPNCNSPGKHPATINGLKDATADPQTVNLLWNDFEGANIGIRTGKESGIFVLDVDVHKVDGRATLEELTAIHGPLPETVQAITGSGGDHYIFRYREGVGNKTNFAPGLDIRGDNGYIVAAPSLHASGKRYDWELSSHPLEVGIAEAPQWLIDMVTQPVYTHTDKPKPKPSSYWQKLMQGLSEGEGRNPAAASIVGHLLAKNVDLALICEMMYLWDERNNPPLGPEELNRTIKSVTKKHFEGRGKRW; the protein is encoded by the coding sequence ATGACTGTTATACAAAGTGTAACACAGACCGAAGATAAAAGCAATAAAATAGATGATACAGAACGTATGAAAAAAGCGGCTCTTGGATATGCAAAACTATTAAACTGGCATGTATTCCCGGTCCATTCGATAAGGAATGGCAAATGTACATGCGGTAAACCTAATTGCAACAGTCCAGGTAAACATCCGGCCACCATAAATGGTTTGAAGGATGCAACAGCTGATCCACAAACCGTCAACCTATTGTGGAACGACTTTGAAGGTGCGAATATCGGCATCCGTACCGGGAAAGAAAGCGGAATCTTCGTACTTGATGTGGATGTTCACAAAGTTGATGGTCGGGCAACTCTCGAAGAGTTGACAGCAATACATGGACCACTGCCCGAAACTGTACAAGCTATAACGGGTAGCGGTGGGGATCACTACATCTTTAGATATCGAGAAGGTGTAGGAAATAAAACGAACTTCGCACCGGGTCTAGATATTAGGGGTGACAATGGCTACATAGTTGCTGCGCCATCCCTACACGCAAGCGGCAAACGGTACGATTGGGAACTTAGTTCGCATCCGTTAGAAGTGGGAATAGCAGAAGCTCCTCAATGGCTTATAGATATGGTCACACAACCGGTCTACACGCATACGGACAAGCCCAAACCCAAACCATCCTCATACTGGCAGAAGCTCATGCAAGGCTTATCAGAAGGTGAGGGGCGCAACCCGGCGGCGGCTTCAATAGTGGGCCATTTACTCGCAAAGAACGTTGATTTAGCCTTGATTTGCGAAATGATGTACCTATGGGACGAGAGGAACAATCCGCCGTTGGGTCCAGAAGAATTAAACAGAACCATCAAGAGTGTAACAAAAAAACATTTTGAGGGGAGGGGGAAAAGATGGTAG
- a CDS encoding tyrosine-type recombinase/integrase, whose protein sequence is MASFREKNGSWEYIVSAGKNPVTGKYEKITKSGFRTKTEARNEARRIEEELKQGTYVRESRMAFGDFVELWFSYYEKRVKESTVYTRRTAANRLLKVWEHYPLNDITMSMYQQYMDKSSEEVSKSYLSGLHTTASMIFAYAAKLGLIRNNPTTHFEMPRMVSNNVDGEEDIGSFFDRHELMEFFKVVKTHGLKHDMLIFTTLAYSGLRVGELAVLKKSDIDFKTNEINVNKTYVSKHRTKADYLIQSPKTKGSIRKIELDPFVISLIKDHLKAQKEEKMRNRMVYNDNGFIFADEEGYPLQPVKIRKRLKRILKQMDTDKHITTHSFRHTNISLLIEAGVPIGEIQRRSGHSDIQTTMNIYTHMTKDTKDHAANLLNVHLSGLTNSLKEMN, encoded by the coding sequence ATGGCCAGCTTCCGAGAAAAGAATGGATCATGGGAATATATCGTTTCTGCTGGAAAGAACCCGGTTACTGGTAAATACGAAAAGATAACGAAATCAGGATTCCGCACCAAAACAGAAGCCAGGAATGAAGCGCGGCGTATTGAAGAGGAATTGAAGCAAGGGACATATGTAAGAGAGTCAAGAATGGCATTCGGGGATTTTGTTGAGCTATGGTTCTCCTATTATGAGAAGCGTGTAAAGGAAAGTACTGTGTACACGCGCAGGACAGCCGCTAATCGTTTATTAAAGGTTTGGGAGCATTACCCCTTGAATGACATTACAATGAGCATGTATCAGCAGTATATGGACAAATCGAGCGAAGAAGTGAGCAAGAGTTATCTGTCAGGACTTCATACCACTGCTTCCATGATTTTTGCGTATGCTGCCAAACTAGGACTGATCCGCAACAATCCAACAACACACTTTGAGATGCCGCGTATGGTTTCCAACAATGTGGATGGCGAAGAGGATATAGGTAGCTTCTTCGACCGCCATGAACTAATGGAGTTCTTCAAAGTAGTAAAGACTCACGGATTAAAACATGACATGTTGATATTCACCACACTCGCTTATTCGGGTCTGCGTGTCGGAGAGCTTGCCGTATTGAAGAAATCGGACATTGATTTCAAGACGAATGAAATAAATGTAAATAAAACTTATGTATCAAAACATCGCACTAAGGCTGACTATCTTATCCAGTCACCAAAAACAAAAGGATCCATCCGAAAAATCGAATTAGACCCTTTTGTAATTTCACTTATTAAAGACCATCTTAAAGCTCAGAAAGAAGAAAAAATGAGAAATAGGATGGTCTACAATGACAATGGCTTCATATTTGCCGATGAGGAAGGTTATCCCCTCCAGCCAGTAAAAATCAGAAAACGCTTGAAGCGCATTCTAAAGCAGATGGATACGGACAAGCATATCACCACGCACAGCTTCAGACATACCAATATTTCACTACTCATTGAAGCTGGTGTACCGATTGGAGAAATCCAGCGAAGAAGTGGACACTCAGATATTCAAACGACCATGAATATATATACGCATATGACCAAAGATACTAAAGATCACGCTGCTAACTTGTTGAATGTTCACCTATCCGGCTTGACCAATTCTCTCAAAGAAATGAATTGA
- a CDS encoding helix-turn-helix domain-containing protein: MDSLGSFIRKKRNEANITLKALADRTDLSQGYLSNLENNIKKRPSPEVLQKIAYALGIDHFLLLSQAGYVAEEPTIEYLENRITALDANLIRLRKENEFLQDKLRENKDNEELYDVAFELVSDNWEKIELAMEEQTELRNKLAQKQHQDFHDSFTPEELDAYIEEQHLQHEIDEFRRSEYPDIEELLMRGGKLYFNKYELTHKDKKVIRKVLFALFEDQEQNYPSEEEIKDHYIARQRFIENLQRISERESSMKKGEK; encoded by the coding sequence ATGGATTCCTTGGGGTCTTTTATAAGAAAAAAACGTAACGAAGCGAATATTACATTGAAAGCTTTAGCAGATAGAACTGACTTGAGCCAGGGGTATTTATCCAACTTAGAAAACAACATTAAAAAAAGACCATCTCCCGAAGTTTTACAAAAGATAGCCTATGCGTTAGGAATCGATCACTTTTTGTTATTGTCGCAAGCTGGATACGTAGCTGAAGAACCTACAATTGAGTATTTAGAGAACAGAATAACCGCACTGGATGCAAACTTAATTAGGTTACGGAAGGAAAACGAATTTCTGCAGGACAAACTCCGAGAAAATAAGGACAACGAGGAATTGTACGATGTGGCTTTTGAGTTGGTGTCAGACAACTGGGAAAAGATTGAGTTAGCGATGGAGGAACAGACAGAGTTAAGAAATAAGTTAGCTCAAAAACAACACCAAGATTTCCATGATTCATTTACCCCAGAGGAATTAGATGCTTATATTGAAGAACAGCACCTACAGCATGAAATTGATGAATTTAGACGTTCGGAGTATCCAGATATAGAGGAACTTCTAATGCGTGGAGGAAAACTATACTTCAATAAATACGAACTTACTCATAAAGATAAAAAAGTCATTAGAAAAGTTCTATTCGCCTTATTCGAAGACCAAGAACAAAACTATCCTTCTGAAGAGGAAATTAAAGACCACTATATAGCGAGACAACGGTTTATCGAAAACTTACAACGCATCAGCGAAAGAGAATCTTCTATGAAAAAAGGAGAGAAATAA
- a CDS encoding helix-turn-helix transcriptional regulator, producing MHIQLFIKRREARMKQVDVAKILNINNATYSLKENGKADFTLREAIKLAAIFGCTLNDLFWDQEV from the coding sequence ATGCATATTCAACTATTTATTAAACGCCGAGAAGCTCGGATGAAGCAAGTTGATGTGGCGAAAATACTGAACATCAACAATGCTACGTACTCATTGAAGGAAAATGGCAAAGCGGATTTCACGCTTCGGGAAGCTATTAAACTGGCTGCAATCTTTGGTTGTACATTGAACGATTTATTTTGGGACCAGGAGGTTTAG
- a CDS encoding response regulator transcription factor, whose amino-acid sequence MEENVRLLVVDDEDRIRRLLNMYLSREGFEIDEAVDGAEAIEKALANQYDCILLDLMMPEKDGLEVLQELRDEKKMTPVILLTAKGEESDRVVGFETGADDYIVKPFSPREVVLRVKAILRRSVTFPDATATNSSKDLVVFPQLTIDHDAHRVTAEGKEVNLTPKEYELLYFLAKSPDKVFDREQLLKEVWHYEFFGDLRTVDTHVKRLREKLSRVSESAAKMIVTVWGVGYKFEVPNE is encoded by the coding sequence ATGGAAGAGAATGTTAGGCTATTAGTGGTGGACGATGAGGATCGGATTCGCCGACTTTTGAATATGTATTTATCCCGCGAAGGCTTTGAAATCGATGAGGCGGTAGATGGCGCCGAAGCGATCGAAAAGGCGCTTGCTAATCAATATGACTGTATTTTACTCGATTTGATGATGCCTGAAAAAGATGGCCTCGAAGTGTTGCAGGAACTTCGTGACGAAAAGAAAATGACACCTGTCATCCTTTTGACAGCGAAGGGAGAGGAATCCGACCGGGTAGTTGGATTTGAAACAGGCGCAGACGATTACATTGTCAAACCGTTCAGTCCGCGTGAGGTTGTGCTGCGTGTGAAAGCCATTCTGAGAAGATCGGTAACTTTCCCCGACGCAACGGCCACGAACAGTTCGAAAGATCTTGTCGTCTTCCCGCAATTGACAATTGATCATGATGCACACCGGGTGACAGCTGAAGGAAAAGAAGTGAACTTGACACCTAAAGAGTACGAATTGCTTTATTTCCTTGCGAAATCGCCGGATAAGGTGTTCGACCGCGAGCAGTTATTGAAGGAAGTTTGGCACTATGAATTCTTCGGAGATTTACGGACAGTCGATACACATGTGAAAAGACTACGGGAGAAGCTGAGCCGTGTTTCGGAAAGTGCAGCTAAAATGATTGTTACTGTTTGGGGCGTCGGCTATAAATTCGAGGTTCCGAATGAATAG
- the resB gene encoding cytochrome c biogenesis protein ResB, translating to MSKIKCQCGHDNPFGTVLCEKCGRPMTEEAKNSEVVDMRYEGSARRSQTYKRSIIDKIWNFFSSVKIGVSIIIAVLTTSAIGTLFPQKFYVPVNQNSPAELLAYYERLYGFVGTLYYKLGFYDMYNSWWFKILIGMLGTSIIIASVDRVIPLYKSLKKQRTKRHPSFMKRQRIYGVGHSPNVDESLAKAEEKLKGMKYNVKTENGAILAEKNRFSRWGPYINHTGLIIFLFGILLRGIPGFYVDQTMWIREGELRSIPGAPGYYLENKDFSMELYSKEEADEVFGTAIDRVGTIVKSYQTEVSLYKTKENNLPGSTDLEHIKDYPIIVNKPLKFDGYNIFQMDYRQDELKAMTMELIEKETGKSFGEFTIDLDDPEGIYELNDGARVDLIGYYADYDGVENGEPVSKSPIPNNPAFIFNMITPEKPQGEKSFVAIRQTLETQENAYKVKFVRADTRDISGLTIRKDKTLYVLLLGGLIFMIGVIQGSYWNHRRIWIQKGEGEELLVAAHTNKNWFSLKKDLNAVKDVAGLPNYEDRQDNESSTEEEEGEK from the coding sequence ATGAGTAAAATCAAATGCCAATGCGGTCATGACAACCCATTTGGAACAGTGCTTTGTGAAAAATGCGGCCGTCCGATGACCGAGGAAGCGAAAAACAGTGAAGTCGTAGATATGCGTTATGAAGGGTCTGCGCGCAGATCCCAGACGTATAAACGGTCAATCATCGATAAAATATGGAATTTCTTCTCCAGTGTCAAAATTGGGGTAAGCATTATCATCGCTGTTCTTACCACATCAGCGATCGGTACGCTTTTTCCACAGAAGTTTTATGTACCGGTGAATCAGAATTCACCGGCGGAATTATTAGCATATTATGAACGTCTGTATGGATTTGTAGGTACACTCTATTACAAATTAGGCTTCTATGATATGTATAATAGCTGGTGGTTTAAAATACTGATCGGCATGCTTGGAACTTCCATTATCATTGCGAGTGTCGACAGGGTGATTCCACTTTATAAATCATTGAAGAAGCAACGGACAAAGCGGCATCCGTCATTCATGAAACGGCAACGTATTTACGGTGTTGGCCATTCTCCAAATGTCGATGAGTCACTTGCGAAAGCGGAAGAGAAATTGAAGGGAATGAAATACAACGTAAAGACGGAAAATGGCGCGATTTTGGCCGAAAAGAACCGTTTTTCTCGTTGGGGTCCATATATAAATCATACAGGACTGATCATTTTCCTATTCGGTATCTTATTGCGCGGCATCCCCGGCTTCTATGTTGACCAGACAATGTGGATACGGGAAGGTGAATTGCGATCAATACCTGGTGCTCCGGGCTATTATTTGGAGAACAAGGATTTCAGCATGGAGCTGTATTCAAAGGAAGAGGCCGATGAAGTTTTCGGAACAGCAATCGATCGTGTTGGCACAATTGTGAAATCATATCAGACGGAAGTCTCGTTATACAAAACGAAAGAGAACAACCTACCAGGTTCGACTGATCTGGAACACATCAAAGACTATCCGATTATCGTCAATAAGCCTTTGAAATTTGATGGGTACAACATCTTCCAGATGGATTACCGTCAAGATGAGTTGAAGGCGATGACAATGGAACTGATTGAGAAGGAAACAGGAAAATCATTTGGTGAATTCACTATCGACCTTGACGATCCGGAAGGGATTTATGAACTGAACGATGGGGCACGTGTCGATTTGATCGGCTATTATGCAGATTACGATGGTGTTGAAAATGGCGAACCGGTTTCCAAGTCGCCAATTCCGAACAACCCGGCTTTCATCTTTAATATGATAACTCCTGAGAAACCGCAAGGCGAAAAAAGCTTTGTCGCAATACGGCAAACGCTTGAAACGCAAGAAAATGCGTATAAGGTAAAATTCGTCAGAGCAGATACCCGGGATATTTCCGGCTTGACGATACGAAAAGACAAGACATTATATGTTCTTTTACTTGGCGGACTCATCTTCATGATCGGCGTCATCCAAGGTTCCTATTGGAATCATAGACGTATTTGGATTCAGAAAGGGGAAGGCGAAGAGCTATTGGTAGCCGCCCATACGAATAAAAATTGGTTCTCATTGAAAAAGGATTTGAATGCCGTTAAAGATGTTGCCGGCTTGCCGAACTATGAAGACAGGCAGGATAATGAGTCGTCAACTGAGGAAGAGGAAGGAGAAAAATAA
- the resA gene encoding thiol-disulfide oxidoreductase ResA: MSKANKKRTRLIFRGVVLLLLASAILFSIFSKDKVKVLAVGDKAPDFELVDLDGNKHRLSDYAGEGVFLNFWGTWCPPCKREMPYIENQYQAFKEKGVHVLSVNIAESNLKVDTFRDQYELTFPIVIDKNKDVKELYNILPLPTTLLIDKDGRITKIITAEMTEKEIISYMESIQP, from the coding sequence TTGTCAAAGGCGAATAAAAAGCGTACACGCCTCATTTTCCGGGGTGTTGTTTTACTATTGCTTGCATCAGCCATTTTATTTTCCATTTTCTCAAAAGACAAAGTCAAAGTCCTGGCAGTAGGTGACAAAGCCCCGGATTTTGAGCTTGTCGATCTGGATGGGAATAAGCATCGGTTATCCGACTATGCAGGAGAAGGTGTCTTCCTGAACTTTTGGGGAACGTGGTGTCCACCTTGTAAACGGGAAATGCCATACATTGAAAATCAATACCAAGCTTTCAAGGAAAAAGGTGTCCATGTATTGTCAGTGAATATCGCCGAATCCAACCTGAAAGTGGATACGTTCCGTGACCAATATGAACTGACGTTTCCGATCGTCATCGATAAAAACAAGGATGTCAAGGAGCTATATAACATTTTACCGCTTCCAACGACTCTGCTGATCGATAAAGACGGGCGAATCACGAAAATCATCACTGCGGAAATGACGGAGAAGGAAATCATTTCGTACATGGAAAGCATCCAACCTTGA
- a CDS encoding phage tail tape measure protein encodes MTTNIGSLAVSLSLDATNFNGSMAQVDRNLRSMGSELKAAKAMGADYGKSLDGLRSKKDILSRSVEASSIKLTEERKKYDELVESGKANEAQLERQAKKVNDAQANYNRLSTELSEVDKQLKIQSSSWTQYGEKMENAGKKMQSFGKGMTNVGDNLTKSVTAPILGLGTAAFKAAVDFESSMAGVRKTTDLTDTEFAALADGIRNMSKEIPAAATEIAGVAEAAGQLGIKKEAILGFTRTMTDLGVATNMSAEEAATSLARLANISQMNQQDFDRLGSSVVALGNNFATTEKEVVDMALRLAGAGAQVGMSEADILGLAAALSSVGIESEMGGSAVSRVMVNMQVATSTGFSKVQELSKKTGYSLRDLQMMASHSGKAFGNLAEDLGMTKKELTTLVNAGVDLEGFSKVAGMTGEQFKQAFEKDAIGALGAFINGLANAEDAGDSAINMLQEMGITEIRLRDSLLRAGGAAELFGNAVELSNNAWDENNALTKEAEERYKTTASQMKILWNRTIDIGIAFGEHLIPLAQEGMEKIGGLVDKFASLDKNQQKNIIKMAGFAAAIGPVLSITGRLTTGLGSTLLVAGNLAKGIGGAGGLVGALGAIAGPGAIAVGALAAVGAAGYGLYKILNKTSIPEIDIFGETVSDNTKKAVGAFTKLTDEASIQLGLLKASGVTVSKEMAESMVGTFSQMADTILSEMKEDHASRLETLKSHISESKSMAEEEQQQILDAVVEGHTKREERVEVLQRQFNKIVENASNERRKTTEEENAALEKLQREMMETGIEYLSETEREQKVILERIKMESGKINAEQAIETANRAREAKEAVIDEAEKKYDETLKVLTMLRDETKEISQEQYETMVKDAENTRDETIKATEGQYEEVIRITKDKGDEYVTETELRLGRVLTVWEKFSLDVGKETLKMSMQTYSTIKQMAIDGGLLFTQFKRDAVKSASEMVRGYDIAVNKLPGVVKKMLVEAVAEVAKSAVNFYNAGKDAAQGVIDGWKSKAAEITAETTKMGLNMIRAFDKAIDRNSPVEKSSAKTKKRAKKLEKVLLAMKCDAKPKIKVNEVAFG; translated from the coding sequence ATGACAACAAATATAGGGAGCTTGGCCGTTTCGCTTTCTCTCGATGCTACGAATTTTAACGGATCGATGGCACAGGTTGACCGGAATCTACGCTCAATGGGTTCTGAATTAAAGGCTGCCAAAGCAATGGGCGCTGACTATGGAAAGTCATTGGATGGATTGCGATCTAAAAAGGATATCCTTTCCCGCTCTGTGGAAGCATCATCCATCAAACTGACGGAAGAACGAAAGAAATACGATGAATTAGTTGAATCCGGAAAAGCGAACGAGGCCCAACTCGAACGACAAGCGAAGAAAGTCAATGATGCACAGGCAAATTATAACCGGCTATCTACGGAACTTAGCGAAGTTGATAAGCAACTGAAAATCCAATCTTCCTCATGGACTCAATATGGAGAAAAGATGGAGAACGCCGGGAAAAAGATGCAGTCATTTGGAAAGGGTATGACCAACGTTGGAGACAATCTGACAAAGAGTGTCACGGCTCCAATTCTCGGTCTTGGTACAGCTGCATTTAAGGCGGCGGTCGATTTTGAGTCTAGTATGGCTGGGGTTAGGAAGACGACGGACTTGACGGATACCGAATTCGCTGCCCTCGCTGATGGGATACGTAACATGTCAAAAGAGATTCCGGCGGCGGCTACTGAAATTGCCGGTGTAGCTGAAGCGGCGGGACAACTCGGAATCAAGAAAGAAGCCATCTTAGGATTTACCCGGACAATGACCGATCTCGGGGTCGCGACTAATATGTCGGCAGAGGAAGCTGCTACATCGCTAGCAAGACTGGCTAACATTTCACAAATGAATCAACAAGATTTTGACAGATTAGGAAGTTCAGTTGTTGCTTTAGGAAATAATTTCGCAACAACAGAAAAAGAGGTAGTCGATATGGCTCTCCGCTTAGCCGGTGCCGGTGCACAGGTTGGAATGTCAGAAGCGGATATCCTTGGACTTGCCGCAGCGCTCTCAAGTGTGGGAATTGAGAGTGAAATGGGGGGCTCAGCCGTATCCCGTGTAATGGTAAACATGCAAGTCGCTACTTCCACAGGATTTTCTAAAGTCCAGGAGCTATCGAAGAAAACCGGTTACTCATTACGTGACTTGCAAATGATGGCATCTCACAGTGGTAAGGCGTTCGGTAATCTTGCTGAAGATTTAGGCATGACGAAGAAAGAGCTCACAACTCTAGTCAATGCAGGCGTTGACTTGGAAGGCTTTTCTAAAGTCGCCGGCATGACCGGAGAACAATTTAAGCAAGCATTCGAAAAGGACGCAATTGGTGCCCTTGGTGCATTTATTAATGGATTGGCAAACGCGGAAGATGCCGGGGATTCAGCGATCAATATGTTGCAGGAGATGGGCATCACGGAAATCCGTCTACGTGACTCATTACTCCGTGCCGGTGGCGCAGCTGAATTGTTCGGGAATGCGGTTGAACTCTCAAATAATGCCTGGGACGAAAATAACGCACTCACGAAAGAAGCTGAAGAACGGTACAAGACAACAGCATCCCAGATGAAAATACTGTGGAATCGTACCATTGATATAGGGATCGCATTCGGTGAACATTTAATTCCTCTTGCTCAAGAGGGCATGGAGAAAATTGGCGGTTTAGTCGATAAATTTGCATCTCTTGATAAAAATCAACAGAAAAACATTATTAAGATGGCTGGTTTTGCGGCCGCTATTGGCCCAGTCTTATCCATCACCGGAAGACTTACCACAGGTCTAGGAAGCACCCTACTCGTCGCCGGCAATCTAGCGAAAGGCATAGGGGGTGCAGGAGGTCTCGTCGGAGCACTTGGAGCTATTGCGGGTCCTGGTGCAATAGCAGTTGGAGCATTGGCTGCTGTCGGTGCTGCTGGGTATGGCTTGTACAAAATCCTCAACAAAACGTCCATACCGGAGATTGATATCTTTGGTGAAACGGTATCAGATAACACTAAGAAGGCTGTAGGAGCATTTACAAAGCTTACAGACGAAGCATCCATCCAGTTAGGTCTACTTAAAGCAAGCGGTGTAACTGTCTCAAAAGAGATGGCTGAGAGTATGGTTGGTACATTCAGTCAAATGGCCGATACGATTTTATCAGAAATGAAAGAAGATCATGCCTCAAGGCTTGAAACATTGAAGTCACATATTTCCGAGTCCAAAAGCATGGCGGAGGAAGAACAGCAACAAATCTTGGATGCCGTTGTGGAAGGGCACACTAAGCGTGAAGAGCGTGTCGAGGTTCTGCAAAGGCAATTCAACAAGATCGTAGAGAACGCATCCAATGAGCGCAGAAAGACCACCGAAGAGGAAAATGCTGCACTGGAAAAACTTCAGCGTGAAATGATGGAAACAGGGATTGAATATTTATCAGAAACTGAACGTGAACAAAAAGTTATTCTTGAACGCATAAAAATGGAGTCAGGAAAGATAAATGCGGAACAAGCAATTGAAACTGCGAATCGTGCCCGCGAAGCGAAAGAAGCTGTCATTGATGAAGCCGAAAAGAAATATGACGAGACTTTAAAAGTGCTCACAATGCTCCGTGACGAGACGAAAGAAATTTCGCAAGAACAGTATGAAACGATGGTCAAAGATGCTGAAAATACCCGTGACGAAACTATTAAGGCCACTGAGGGACAATATGAAGAAGTGATCCGTATCACCAAGGACAAAGGCGATGAGTATGTCACGGAAACCGAATTACGATTGGGGCGCGTTTTAACAGTGTGGGAGAAGTTCTCACTTGATGTTGGTAAAGAAACTTTGAAAATGTCCATGCAGACATATTCCACAATTAAACAAATGGCGATAGATGGCGGACTTCTGTTTACTCAATTTAAGAGGGATGCCGTTAAATCTGCAAGTGAAATGGTAAGAGGATATGATATCGCCGTTAATAAGCTTCCAGGCGTCGTCAAAAAGATGCTGGTTGAGGCAGTTGCAGAAGTAGCTAAGTCCGCTGTGAATTTTTACAATGCCGGTAAGGATGCCGCGCAAGGTGTTATCGATGGATGGAAATCCAAGGCTGCGGAAATTACAGCAGAGACAACAAAGATGGGGTTGAACATGATTCGAGCCTTCGATAAGGCGATAGATCGGAATTCCCCAGTCGAAAAATCTAGTGCCAAAACGAAAAAACGGGCTAAGAAGTTGGAAAAGGTGCTGTTGGCAATGAAGTGTGATGCTAAGCCGAAAATCAAAGTGAACGAGGTGGCTTTTGGATGA
- the ccsB gene encoding c-type cytochrome biogenesis protein CcsB: protein MGLASLSANLLLVSFIAYLVATLFFGGAVKGAKSEASYRNHRWGNVGITITIIGFITHLGYFITRWIASGHAPVSNMFEFTTAFGMMLVGSFILLFFLYRTPSLGLFALPIAIIIIGYASMFPREITPLIPALQSYWLTIHVITAALGESILAISAVAGLIYLLKNVDLTKPSKQRFWLEAVMFTLVLVLGFVLSSTTFKLTGYEAHFTYIDKNQAPAKIEYNYPPLFGMHEYEAQTPEAMTPWAEMPAIVNAKTLTTFVWSVTTGAILYLLLRIIFRKPIAAVFQPFAKKASSQLMDEIGYRSVLIGFPVFTLGALIFAMIWAHEAWSRFWGWDPKEVWALITWLFYAAFLHLRLSKGWEGKKSAWLAVIGFVIIMFNLIAVNLIIAGLHSYA from the coding sequence ATGGGATTAGCATCGTTAAGCGCGAATCTGCTTTTAGTCTCTTTCATTGCCTATTTGGTAGCCACCTTGTTTTTTGGTGGAGCAGTGAAAGGCGCTAAATCGGAAGCATCCTATAGAAATCATAGATGGGGAAATGTAGGGATTACAATCACTATCATCGGCTTCATCACCCATCTCGGATATTTCATAACAAGATGGATAGCTTCAGGCCACGCTCCTGTTAGTAATATGTTTGAATTTACAACTGCGTTCGGCATGATGCTTGTAGGGTCTTTCATTCTACTGTTTTTCTTGTATAGAACACCATCCCTTGGATTGTTTGCATTACCGATTGCAATCATTATTATCGGTTACGCAAGCATGTTCCCACGGGAAATTACACCGCTCATACCCGCGCTCCAAAGTTACTGGCTAACTATCCATGTCATAACTGCTGCGCTTGGTGAGTCAATCCTCGCAATCAGTGCGGTGGCGGGACTTATTTACTTATTGAAGAATGTCGATTTGACAAAGCCTTCAAAACAGCGGTTTTGGCTCGAAGCGGTTATGTTCACACTAGTCCTTGTCCTCGGATTCGTCCTATCTTCGACAACATTCAAGTTGACGGGCTATGAAGCGCACTTTACGTATATCGATAAAAACCAGGCGCCTGCAAAAATCGAGTATAATTACCCGCCGTTATTCGGCATGCATGAATATGAAGCCCAAACTCCTGAAGCGATGACTCCGTGGGCCGAAATGCCAGCTATCGTCAACGCAAAAACATTGACGACATTCGTTTGGTCAGTGACTACGGGAGCAATTCTCTATCTTCTATTACGGATTATATTCCGTAAACCAATTGCGGCTGTTTTCCAACCTTTCGCGAAGAAAGCCAGTTCGCAGCTAATGGATGAAATCGGCTATCGTTCCGTTCTCATCGGTTTCCCTGTCTTCACCTTAGGGGCCTTAATCTTTGCGATGATTTGGGCGCATGAAGCCTGGTCCAGGTTCTGGGGGTGGGATCCGAAAGAAGTATGGGCACTTATTACATGGCTATTTTACGCGGCATTCCTCCATCTCCGATTGTCAAAAGGATGGGAAGGGAAAAAATCAGCATGGCTTGCGGTTATCGGATTTGTCATTATCATGTTCAATCTGATTGCCGTGAATTTAATCATTGCCGGTTTGCATTCATACGCGTGA